In a single window of the Leptospira sanjuanensis genome:
- the dnaE gene encoding DNA polymerase III subunit alpha, giving the protein MQDFAHLHLHTNYSMLDGAIRIKELMQHVKECGMSSVAMTDHGNMFGAVEFYNEAMKQGIKPIIGSEFYVSPNRKQETEMVKIADGNAYHLILLAKNEEGYKNLIRLSSKSYTEGFYKKARIDYDLLDRHSDGLVCLTACLAGEVNRKILEGKIDESFQLAGKLNEIFRKEDFYMEIQNHGIPEQMTVAKQIYDFGKRTGIPLVVTNDSHFLKKNDQEAQDILLRIGMQKRITDPMEFGFNGEFYVKNRDEMARLFPEIPEALNNTLEISNKVNLKLQFGNYLLPEFEVPDGYDADSYLEKLIWEGIERKYPSLTPEIKDRVVFELNTIKNMKFAGYFLIVQDYINYAKRNGIPVGPGRGSAAGSIVAYALGITNVEPLQHNLLFERFLNPDRKDMPDIDTDFCVERREEVINYIRRRYGEERVGQIITFNSLAAKAALKDVARVLNLPFGEANEMTKAFPNKLGMSIAEALNTSSELKNFSEKDDINHKIFAIAQRLEGNYRQPGRHAAGVVISPYPLEEVVPLSTVAEKERPGFRSIVTQYDKNNLESIGLIKMDILGLKNLTTLDYAIKLIEQRRGIRINLDEISYEDANTYALLRKANTLGIFQLESTGITDLVAKSQVSNFDEIVALIALYRPGPMGEGMLDEYLDRKSGKKQVTYPLPSCEPILKETFGVPVYQEQVMSISRVVGGFSVGDSDMLRKAMAKKKADLMEKLKIQFVEGAVKLGNQEKVAKDLFEQLERFGGYGFNKSHSVAYAIITYQTAYLKANYTIEYLTALLASDHGKTTDIVKYINNAREMGIRILNPDVSESQASFSVIDDTTIRFGLSAMKGVGETAANSIIHARTKIGNFKTLQDFALNIDTRLINKKVFEALIQAGALDSFGYTRKCLFESVDSILTFAQKEQERANEGQFSLFGGAESSFTLNLPKDALEWEIDEKLKREKTVAGLYLSGHPLDKYEKQLKSLKTIPIEKFDDLKSGTKVEVAGVIASKNIKLSKRNEEFANFKLEDRTGEIECVAFAKTYQKYKEFIKEDQAIFIKGDLDKIEVGDAELRGQIKVNSIEILDDSTIEDKLEKSLHLRLEERHTEDPELIPKLYALLACYKGESSVYFHIVENQEEKSVIRAHDAYSIQPISELFLRLADLLGDSTVFYSVGEQIKPINRNQVAGNVG; this is encoded by the coding sequence ATGCAGGATTTCGCCCACCTACATCTGCACACAAACTACTCCATGCTCGACGGCGCGATTCGAATCAAAGAATTGATGCAGCACGTCAAGGAATGCGGCATGTCTTCGGTCGCAATGACCGACCACGGAAACATGTTCGGAGCGGTCGAGTTTTACAACGAGGCGATGAAACAGGGAATCAAGCCGATTATCGGCAGCGAATTCTACGTTTCTCCGAACCGCAAACAGGAAACGGAGATGGTAAAGATCGCGGACGGAAACGCGTATCATCTCATCCTTCTCGCAAAAAACGAAGAAGGTTACAAAAATCTAATACGTCTTTCCAGCAAATCCTACACCGAAGGTTTTTATAAAAAGGCGAGAATCGACTACGATCTGCTCGACAGACACAGCGACGGCCTTGTCTGTTTAACGGCTTGTCTAGCGGGAGAAGTGAACCGGAAAATTCTCGAAGGAAAAATCGACGAGTCGTTCCAACTCGCGGGAAAACTGAACGAAATTTTCCGCAAAGAGGATTTCTACATGGAAATCCAAAACCATGGAATTCCCGAGCAGATGACCGTAGCAAAACAAATCTACGACTTCGGAAAAAGAACCGGAATTCCGCTCGTCGTTACGAACGACTCGCACTTTTTAAAAAAGAACGACCAAGAAGCGCAGGACATTCTGCTCCGAATCGGAATGCAGAAACGCATCACCGACCCGATGGAATTCGGCTTCAACGGAGAATTCTACGTCAAGAATAGGGACGAGATGGCGAGGCTATTCCCCGAAATCCCGGAAGCGCTCAATAACACATTAGAAATCAGTAATAAAGTAAATTTAAAACTTCAGTTCGGAAATTATCTTCTCCCCGAATTCGAAGTTCCGGACGGATACGACGCGGACTCGTATTTGGAAAAATTGATCTGGGAAGGAATCGAACGCAAGTATCCGAGTCTTACTCCGGAGATAAAAGATCGGGTCGTTTTCGAACTCAACACGATCAAAAACATGAAGTTCGCCGGTTACTTTTTAATCGTTCAGGATTATATCAACTACGCAAAGAGAAACGGAATTCCGGTCGGACCGGGAAGAGGTTCCGCCGCGGGCTCGATCGTAGCCTACGCGCTCGGAATCACGAACGTGGAACCGCTCCAACACAATCTTCTCTTTGAAAGATTCTTAAACCCCGATCGTAAGGACATGCCCGATATCGATACCGATTTCTGCGTGGAAAGACGGGAAGAAGTCATCAATTACATCCGTAGAAGATACGGCGAAGAAAGGGTCGGACAGATCATCACGTTCAATTCTCTGGCCGCAAAGGCCGCGCTGAAAGACGTCGCTCGCGTGCTGAATCTTCCGTTCGGAGAAGCGAACGAAATGACAAAGGCGTTTCCGAACAAACTCGGAATGTCCATCGCCGAAGCCTTAAACACCTCTTCGGAGCTGAAAAACTTTTCCGAAAAAGACGATATCAATCATAAGATTTTTGCGATCGCGCAAAGACTCGAAGGAAACTATCGTCAGCCGGGAAGACACGCCGCAGGCGTTGTGATTTCTCCGTATCCGCTGGAAGAAGTCGTTCCTCTTTCCACGGTCGCGGAAAAAGAAAGGCCCGGTTTCCGTTCTATCGTAACTCAATACGATAAGAACAACCTAGAAAGCATCGGCTTGATCAAGATGGATATCTTGGGTCTGAAAAACTTAACGACCTTGGATTACGCAATCAAACTCATCGAACAAAGAAGAGGAATTCGGATCAACCTCGACGAGATTTCGTACGAAGACGCGAACACGTACGCATTATTAAGAAAAGCGAATACACTCGGTATCTTCCAGTTAGAATCCACCGGTATCACGGATCTGGTCGCTAAAAGTCAGGTAAGCAATTTTGACGAGATCGTGGCCCTGATCGCGTTGTATCGTCCCGGTCCGATGGGTGAAGGAATGTTGGACGAATATTTGGATCGTAAGTCCGGCAAAAAACAAGTCACCTATCCTCTTCCTTCCTGCGAACCGATTCTGAAAGAAACGTTCGGAGTCCCCGTCTATCAGGAACAGGTGATGAGTATCTCGCGCGTGGTCGGAGGATTCTCGGTAGGTGATTCGGACATGTTGCGAAAAGCGATGGCGAAGAAGAAAGCCGACCTGATGGAAAAGCTCAAAATCCAGTTCGTGGAAGGCGCGGTTAAATTAGGGAATCAGGAAAAAGTCGCCAAGGATCTCTTCGAACAATTGGAACGTTTCGGTGGTTACGGATTCAATAAGTCCCACTCCGTCGCGTATGCAATCATCACGTATCAAACCGCATATCTCAAAGCGAATTATACGATCGAATATTTGACCGCACTTCTCGCATCGGATCACGGCAAGACGACCGATATCGTAAAATACATCAACAACGCTCGGGAGATGGGAATTCGAATCCTCAACCCGGATGTTTCCGAGTCGCAAGCTTCTTTCAGTGTGATTGACGATACAACGATTCGTTTCGGTTTATCCGCGATGAAGGGCGTGGGAGAAACCGCCGCCAACAGCATCATTCACGCAAGAACGAAGATCGGAAATTTTAAGACCTTGCAGGACTTCGCATTAAACATCGATACGAGATTGATCAATAAAAAAGTTTTCGAAGCGTTGATTCAAGCGGGCGCCTTGGATTCTTTCGGTTATACTCGGAAATGTCTTTTTGAATCGGTGGACTCGATTCTTACTTTTGCGCAAAAAGAGCAGGAAAGAGCCAACGAAGGCCAGTTCTCTTTGTTCGGCGGCGCGGAAAGTTCTTTCACGCTCAATCTACCGAAGGACGCGCTCGAATGGGAAATCGACGAAAAGCTCAAACGGGAAAAAACCGTGGCAGGACTTTACTTATCCGGTCACCCTCTCGATAAATACGAGAAACAACTCAAGAGCCTCAAAACCATTCCGATCGAAAAGTTCGACGATCTCAAGTCGGGAACCAAAGTGGAAGTCGCGGGAGTGATCGCATCCAAAAACATCAAGCTGAGCAAACGCAACGAAGAATTCGCCAATTTCAAATTAGAAGATCGGACCGGCGAGATCGAATGTGTCGCCTTCGCAAAAACCTATCAGAAATATAAGGAATTCATAAAGGAAGATCAAGCGATCTTCATCAAAGGGGATTTGGATAAGATCGAAGTCGGAGATGCAGAACTCCGCGGGCAGATCAAGGTGAACAGCATCGAGATCTTGGACGACTCGACGATCGAAGACAAACTCGAAAAATCGCTTCACCTTCGTTTGGAAGAAAGACATACGGAAGATCCGGAACTCATTCCTAAACTATACGCTCTCCTCGCTTGTTATAAAGGAGAATCCTCCGTTTACTTTCACATCGTGGAAAACCAGGAGGAAAAGAGCGTAATTCGAGCGCACGACGCGTATTCGATTCAACCGATCAGCGAACTCTTTCTCCGATTGGCGGATCTATTGGGCGATAGTACGGTTTTTTATTCGGTCGGAGAACAGATCAAGCCGATCAACCGAAACCAAGTCGCAGGCAACGTCGGTTAA
- a CDS encoding M23 family metallopeptidase: MKRFLLIAVWTAFHLSMEAENNKVINYLVPVKTDQLENKITSTFGESRGDHFHNGMDISSMNESVLAMADGKVLYSRYAEDHPFEDELGTGNSVWLDHGSGNFTAYYHLKDGRISKLLKPDLIKAGEKIGVTGNSGHSSGAHLHFVVLRKYGLEILDPLKFLSPIPDSSVPEISSLLVHVNGKFTNINDGDNINLSKEFPFTVSIVDAGEKKSQRRGITKVQYFLNGEALRSADFGALQYSSSEWKNPNGYSFTSLYHKDQYLIGNLNLKSGENTIKVVAWDFRGNMNERSFTFYVSRL, from the coding sequence ATGAAAAGATTTCTCTTAATCGCCGTCTGGACCGCGTTCCATCTGAGCATGGAAGCGGAAAATAATAAAGTAATAAATTATCTTGTCCCCGTCAAAACCGATCAGCTGGAAAACAAAATCACCTCGACTTTCGGGGAATCCAGAGGGGATCACTTTCATAACGGAATGGATATTTCTTCCATGAACGAATCCGTCCTTGCGATGGCCGACGGAAAAGTTTTATACAGTCGTTATGCGGAAGACCATCCTTTTGAAGACGAACTCGGAACCGGAAACTCGGTTTGGCTGGACCACGGTTCCGGAAATTTTACGGCCTATTACCATTTGAAAGACGGCCGAATTTCGAAGCTGTTAAAACCGGATCTGATCAAGGCGGGCGAGAAAATCGGTGTTACGGGAAACTCCGGTCACTCAAGCGGAGCGCACCTCCACTTTGTTGTACTTCGTAAATACGGTTTGGAAATTCTGGACCCTCTTAAATTTCTTTCTCCGATTCCCGATAGCTCCGTTCCGGAGATCTCCAGCCTTCTCGTGCACGTAAACGGAAAGTTTACGAACATCAACGACGGGGACAATATCAATCTTTCCAAAGAATTCCCGTTTACGGTTTCGATCGTAGACGCGGGCGAGAAAAAATCCCAAAGAAGGGGAATTACCAAGGTTCAATATTTTTTAAACGGAGAAGCGCTCCGCTCCGCGGACTTCGGCGCTTTGCAGTATTCTTCCTCCGAATGGAAGAATCCGAACGGATATTCGTTTACGAGTTTATATCACAAAGACCAATATTTGATCGGAAATCTGAATCTGAAATCCGGTGAAAATACGATCAAGGTTGTGGCTTGGGATTTTCGAGGAAATATGAACGAAAGAAGTTTCACCTTCTACGTTAGTCGTCTTTGA